A genomic segment from Aegilops tauschii subsp. strangulata cultivar AL8/78 chromosome 1, Aet v6.0, whole genome shotgun sequence encodes:
- the LOC109779415 gene encoding uncharacterized protein — MMPGSAPPAAGSGMFVPTQTAGTVLCCICGVSMQPNPANMCARCLRARVDITEGVPRNAAVVYCPDCFSYLQPPRSWLRAGPESPELLQILLRRLKHPLARLKVSLSGAEFVFSEPHSKRLRLKLRLRREVLNGIVLEQTHPVEFVVHDRLCDSCARAQANPDQWVAVVQLRQHVPHRRTFLYLEQLLIKHGQAALAIRVASAPGGLDFFFGSRSHAARLVDFLGTVAPIQTNTAKQLVSHDTKSFIYNYKYTFSVEICPICREDLIALSPKASRDLGGLGPLVLCTKVTNAIALLDPLTLRVHHLEEKKYRVYNFKAALTSKQLVQYMVLDIEPESPEITIDGSRYQLAYAQVARMSDFGKNDTVFTVRTHLGHRLNPGDLALGYDLYGANMNDDDMDKALLRQNLPEVVLVKKSYEKRPRTRRWKLKRLPVEEDLGNKAKGEEERRENEYDMFVRDLESDPELRFGINLYKNEDYRSEMASTIGDDVPTVPIEELIEDLTLGDDEDEEEEEGADAGMVE; from the coding sequence ATGATGCCGGGGTCAGCCCCGCCGGCCGCCGGGAGCGGCATGTTCGTGCCGACGCAGACGGCGGGCACGGTGCTCTGCTGCATCTGCGGCGTCTCCATGCAGCCCAACCCGGCCAACATGTGCGCCCGCTGCCTCCGGGCGCGCGTCGACATCACCGAGGGCGTCCCGCGCAACGCCGCCGTCGTCTACTGCCCCGACTGCTTCTCCTACCTCCAGCCGCCGCGCTCCTGGCTCCGCGCCGGCCCGGAGTCCCCCGAGCTCCTGCAGatcctcctccgccgcctcaaGCACCCGCTCGCCCGCCTCAAGGTCTCGCTCTCCGGCGCCGAGTTCGTCTTCTCCGAGCCCCACTCCAAGCGCCTCCGCCTcaagctccgcctccgccgcgaGGTCCTCAACGGCATCGTCCTCGAGCAGACCCACCCCGTCGAGTTCGTCGTCCACGACCGCCTCTGCGACTCCTGCGCCCGCGCCCAGGCCAACCCCGACCAGTGGGTCGCCGTCGTCCAGCTCCGCCAGCACGTCCCGCACCGCCGCACCTTCCTCTACCTCGAGCAGCTCCTCATCAAGCATGGCCAGGCCGCGCTCGCCATCCGCGTCGCCTCCGCGCCCGGCGGCCTCGACTTCTTCTTCGGCTCGCGCTCGCACGCTGCCCGCCTCGTCGACTTCCTTGGTACAGTCGCTCCCATCCAGACCAACACAGCCAAGCAGCTCGTCTCTCATGACACAAAGAGTTTTATCTACAACTACAAGTACACTTTCTCGGTCGAGATCTGCCCCATATGCCGTGAGGACCTGATTGCCCTCAGCCCCAAGGCGTCCCGTGATCTTGGTGGGCTAGGCCCGCTCGTCCTCTGCACCAAGGTCACCAATGCCATTGCGCTGCTTGACCCCCTCACTCTGCGTGTGCACCATCTGGAGGAGAAGAAGTACCGGGTGTACAACTTCAAGGCCGCTCTGACTAGCAAGCAGCTCGTGCAGTACATGGTGCTTGATATTGAGCCAGAGTCACCTGAGATCACCATTGATGGATCTCGGTACCAGCTGGCATATGCGCAGGTCGCCCGGATGTCTGATTTTGGGAAAAATGATACTGTGTTTACAGTCCGAACTCATCTTGGGCACCGTCTGAACCCTGGTGACCTTGCCCTTGGGTATGATCTCTATggtgccaatatgaatgatgatGATATGGACAAGGCTTTATTACGCCAGAATTTGCCTGAAGTGGTTCTGGTCAAGAAGAGTTACGAGAAGAGGCCACGCACACGCAGATGGAAGCTGAAGAGGCTGCCTGTTGAGGAAGACCTTGGGAACAAGGCCAAAGGCGAGGAAGAGAGGAGGGAAAATGAGTATGATATGTTTGTTCGTGATTTGGAGTCCGATCCAGAACTAAGGTTTGGGATAAATTTGTACAAGAACGAGGACTACAGGTCAGAAATGGCATCCACGATTGGCGACGATGTCCCTACTGTGCCAATTGAGGAGTTGATTGAGGACCTAACccttggtgatgatgaggatgaagaggaggaagagggtGCAGATGCTGGTATGGTGGAATGA
- the LOC109779414 gene encoding protein DGS1, mitochondrial, translating into MATSPPRSPNSGDRPDTADLALAAPAQPARIWNSLVARLPTLPNSLLLVAASDLLRRLLAVRRRRRRRRRPALPLPIYDDAASSARVSGEMPKAFAILEDIVQHTLSDLHSIQKSLLYWKSKAEGTNSHKMYFMMFERGPRAFLEATCQTLTRLRSNGSPSEYLLGSASDIVSVKLAVLTNMQHRLAAFLAEVYSEVDKCREGLTESSDKSLHTLFLILNTVFPKLEVSLTNASEGQTLSFTHDENSSQLIFERLPEVDVESPQWSEALATDAISLIYQNLQKLDSFISSQLSSHKKPRNMTIYWLPYTCGAIGLSACSLWLLRHSSLMGSSDMDNWIQDAKESVAGFWDEHVERPIISIRDELFETFKRTDKRVMEREEVQLTEESLHRMLITFCEQTSKEKPAQDASLQELLEIVMKRYEKESMHPIQNLFSGELARAMLIQVQKLKLDLQEAMLELDQILKANEINFAILAALPAFGLLLLLLFLVRAWAMHDQGAEGRGRIARHQRWQLLIEVERRLKEFKKCMINEMDEEASCKFGLTLYTLDRLYKAVEVHAKETGEWSSLRDDMFNLAKPNVGVADKLDVLKGLKWNYACLRPSLS; encoded by the exons ATGGCGACCTCGCCGCCGCGGAGCCCTAACTCAGGCGATCGGCCAGATACCGCTGACCTCGCTCTCGCCGCTCCGGCACAGCCCGCTCGCATATGGAACTCCCTCGTCGCCCGCCTCCCTACGCTACCGAACTCcctcctcctcgtcgccgccTCCGATCTCCTCCGCCGCCTCTTGGCGGTCCGcagacgacgccgccgccgccgccgccctgctcTCCCACTCCCCATCTACGATGACGCCGCAAGCTCCGCCCG GGTTTCTGGTGAGATGCCCAAAGCTTTTGCCATCTTAGAAGATATCGTGCAGCATACTTTGTCTGATTTGCATAGCATTCAGAAGAGCTTACTTTATTGGAAGTCCAAAGCTGAG GGAACAAACTCACATAAAATGTACTTTATGATGTTTGAAAGAGGTCCAAGGGCCTTCCTTGAAGCAACATGTCAAACACTAACTAGACTCAGGAGCAATGGGAGTCCATCTGAGTACCTTTTAGGCTCTGCATCTGATATAGTCTCAGTAAAACTTGCTGTCCTGACGAATATGCAACATCGATTGGCTGCTTTTCTGGCTGAG GTTTACTCTGAAGTTGATAAATGCAGAGAAGGATTAACTGAAAGTTCAGATAAATCACTACATACACTATTTCTTATTTTGAACACCGTCTTCCCCAAACTGGAGGTATCGCTTACAAATGCTAGTGAG GGGCAAACTCTATCATTCACTCATGACGAAAACTCATCTCAACTTATCTTCGAAAGATTGCCAGAGGTTGATGTTGAGAGTCCACAATGGAGTGAGGCCTTAGCAACAGATGCTATTAGTCTGATCTATCAAAACCTCCAGAAGTTAGATAGTTTTATTTCCTCTCAG CTTTCAAGTCATAAAAAGCCAAGAAATATGACCATATACTGGTTACCCTACACGTGTGGAGCAATTGGCCTCTCTGCATGTTCCCTATGGCTTTTGCGCCATAGTAGCTTGATGGGAAGTTCTGACATGGACAACTGGATTCAAGATGCTAAGGAGTCAGTTGCTGGATTCTGGGATGAACATGTTGAGAGACCA ATAATTTCTATTAGAGATGAGCTATTCGAGACATTCAAGCGAACAGATAAACGTGTAATGGAAAGGGAAGAGGTTCAGCTAACAGAAGAATCATTGCACAG GATGTTAATTACCTTTTGTGAGCAAACTTCAAAGGAAAAACCGGCACAAGATGCATCATTGCAGGAGTTGCTGGAGATTGTCATGAAAAG ATATGAGAAGGAATCAATGCATCCAATTCAGAATCTGTTCAGTGGAGAATTAGCACGTGCCATGCTTATTCAG GTTCAGAAGCTAAAACTGGATCTTCAGGA GGCAATGCTGGAACTGGATCAGATTCTCAAGGCAAATGAGATAAACTTTGCTATTCTTGCAGCTCTGCCTGCATTTGGTCTTCTGCTTCTCCTGCTGTTTTTAGTGCGAGCATGGGCTATGCAT GACCAAGGTGCAGAGGGAAGAGGAAGGATTGCACGTCATCAGCGGTGGCAGCTACTCATAGAAGTAGAGCGAAGGCTTAAAGAGTTCAAGAAATGCATGATTAATGAGATG GATGAGGAGGCGAGCTGTAAATTCGGATTGACTCTGTACACCCTTGATAGATTATACAAAGCTGTTGAGGTGCATGCGAAGGAAACAGGCGAGTGGTCAAG TTTGAGAGATGACATGTTCAATCTGGCAAAGCCTAATGTCGGAGTGGCGGACAAGCTGGATGTTCTTAAAGGGCTCAAGTGGAACTACGCCTGCTTACGTCCATCGCTGTCATGA